The sequence GCTGACCCCCAACGACCTGCTGGAGCTGCAGGACCTCTGTAGCAAGATCCCTCCTGCACAGTGCGGCCCTTTGATCgtcaggtgagagagagagagagagaggcagcaaaAAGGGCTGTGAGACTGAATGTAGATTCAAAGTGGCAGCAAGAGAGATGTATACTGGTGCAGAGATATGCAGTaagatgcagagaaacagaaagctATATGAGAACGAGACAATGCATGAAGAAACAGAATGAacaagaaagaggaagagagcgcaaagcaaagtacatttactaaagtactGTATTGTTTTATGCTGCGTCACACTTCTTCTAcaccacatttatttgacatatatGTACAAGTTACTCTGCAGATTTTGAAATCATATAAGCATATATAGTATGAAGTATTGTTGTCCGGTAAATATGTGTTGTGAACTAACTAAAAATGTACATAGTAGTTAAAATTAACTCCACCTTGATCagatacaacattaaaatattttttatatctaaatacattagtaaaaataatcaaataatataaatagaatatatataaacaaatatatattatacaaatacaaatcaattgtcctgcataatgagtacttttatgTTTGGTACTTTAAGTATATATTGCTAATCATCTTAGTGTACAAGTAAACtatttaatgcaggactttaatTTGAAGTACGTAATGAAGTAATTATTATATTGTGCTATTGatgattttacttaagtaaaggatctgaatacttttaccactgagagagagacacaattTCAATCTAATCCCTGTAACTTCTAATAACTCCTAAGATATCATACACGTGTCCTCTTAAGAGAAGTTAGTAAGAGTGAGAATGAGGATCTGAGACCACTGtcttcaagattcaagattcatttattattatgattttacGACACAAGATTGTGTAatgaaatgtagtttgtagtccgtttatgctactcacaaaaacaaaaattatataaatgggttattaaataataagtcataaaaatgaaaccatttttttttataattgagTGCAGAGGTTGATTGGAGGAGTCTCACAGCCTGAGTAGAGGTGATGCCCACGATAATACAACCAGAGATCACAGACCTGTTTGGTTCTGCTCGTTTAACAACATGTGCATCACAGAGGTCAAGGGTCACAACTGTGGCTCCTCAGCAGCACCAGTAATGTTTGGCTTCTAACTTCTGCAGATATGTTCTAAATAAaagatttttctctttctatttaaTGATGCTGCCTCATCCTCTGTCCAGCATACTTACTAGTGTAATGGTAGTTTGTGTTGTAACAGGGGCGTAGCTACGAATTCTGGGCCCCGAGATGCAATAAcacctctgttgttgtggttacatctgtctgtctgtcctcttttCTGTATGGttgacctcttttttttttgtcatgagcGTAAAGCAGTCTTTTAACTCGTTTCTTATTCCAGATTATGCTGTTCCTAATCATTGCAATTACTCCTCCCCCTGCAGGTTCAGGCGCCTGGTGTCACAGATGGAGCCCGAGGTTCACGAGGTGCCCCGGCTGTTTCGCTTGGCACTGCGTGAGTGCGTGGACGAGGTTAACAGAAACGGAGAAGTGGAGACGCATGACCCTGTGTTTGAGAAGCAGCAGCGCAGCAAGAGCCTCTCCTTCGTTACCTTCCGCTCCAAGTTCCGCACAGGCCAGTTCTTCAAGGGCAGCAACTTGAGCGGCTCCAGAGGGAACCTGCAGCAGCAGGTGGATTGGTCCgacgaggaggaggacggaGAAACGGAGGAGGAGGCAATCAAGGCCAGGGCGAGGAAGGGAAGGAGCAGGAGCATGCCAGAGATCACCCCTATGGAGCAAAGTGCCCAGGggtgagaggagggagggagagagggaggggagagatgATGCAGAGGCGATggtgggagggaggaaaggagctCCTGTAGAGGAGGTCtggtggagggggtgggggtgggggggggggggggggggggggggggggggtaagagAGGATGAGCACAAAATAGAGAGGAGcagtatactgtaaatatgGGGAGGAGACACAAAACAGGGGACGTTGAGGAAAGAGGGAAGGTAGCATTCAGGGAAGGACAGAACCGAGCatattttcctgtttcctaATCATTTGGCCTCTTTCAAAACGAGGAGAAAAGTCGATGGCTAGGGCTCAGAAAGATTTCTTCACTTAAGAAAACCAGTCAAATTGCTAACAAACTTTAAGTCTTTAGTCCATCCCAAAAGCAGtatggttttggttttaagaTGTCTGAAGCAGAGCTTTAAAAGTAGTGTTTTGTTGTGCTGATGGGTAAAAACTTGTTAAAACAAGACTCTAAAAACTAAAATCTGCTGTATGGGATTTTTCTGAGTAATATCTCTTGCATTGCTAATCTTCACATGCTTCAGgtatcattaaaaacaaagactaaactttaaactgttcctttaaaaacatgttacgCAACAGACAGAACAGCTGTCTTCTTCAGTAGATGTTGGGGTCAGTTAAGGCCTCACATCTGTATATTCAGCAGTTTGGCTCTGGATCACCAGCTCAGTTGCTCCCATAGTGTCCATCAAGCAAATCCCTGAAAGCAGGAAACGACTAGAATcacatttaaagtattttttattgtgGATGAAAAGGATTTGGGGGAAAAGATACAATGTTGTCATTACTCTGtgaataaaacagctttttttcacaaaaatatttgcGTGATCccttttgttaaaaaatgtaactaCTACATTTGCGTGCATTCTTGCATTTTGGTCCATTTGTTTTAAGTGTTCACTTTTTAAGTGTGGTAGCTTTCACGAGTCCTTTATGACTTTATCGCAGCCGCCAGGGAAAACTGCACTTTATTTTTAGCCCAAAGGTGAATCCTTCTGGGTCCTGAACCGTGAtgaaagaaagggaaaaggaaTACGAAGTGAGAATATGTTGAACACATCGCACTAACCAGCTCTGCTTAACACGTCTCAGTTAACTAACCTCATGGCCCAGTGCGGCTAATTATATCACTGCTGACTAATCCTCTTATCCCAAGAAAATCTCAGCCGTGAAAGCCAGCAccccatttttgttttattaatatgCACTTTCTTATCAATACATCATTATCACTATTTGCACTTTTTACATTGAAGTCAAGGCATTTggctaagaaaaaaaaaaaaacagacaggggAAAAAATAGGAAGAATGtcttttcttcttaaaaagcTGTGGTCATTTAAATAACATCCTGTACATCAGATAGATAAAGAGGGGAAGCAACTACAACAGTGACGTCCAACCAGACACTTCCAGGGAATCTGGCTGATTCTAGTCACTTTATTAGTGGGCTTTCACAACCAGCGTAACCCCTTCATAAGCACTGATGTCAAATACTTGAATCGTCTCCCTACAGCACTCAATGTGCGAGGTTTACACCATTTCAATCTGCATCCTGGCTGGCAACCAGACAGTCCAAACATTTTCCTCTATAACAGTGTTATAACATACAGTTCTTGCATGGATCATACCAGCGACGTTCCCTCCGGCCGGCTGCGCTGCCCTTCTTGTGCCTCCAGGACACAAGACTCTGGACCTCAGCGAGTGTCTTCGTACTGTGTCACAGTCCTAAAGTACCCATTTGGCAAATAAACtttgaaagcaaaacagaaagtaactaataaaaaaaaaaaaaaagatttcacatCATAACTGAATGCTGGTGCgtgaaaaaatgttgataaacaGGTTAGACAGTCATGCTCTTGAATACAAAGTAGTCGAGTAAACTAGGAAGCAAAATAATCTGATAAACTCCAGTTTTGTAGTTTGGCTgtgaaataacaataatgaatgACGTGTGGGAAAGGgagtaaacacaaaaaaaaaaaaaagacagtttgcAGAATCAAACCATTAAATTATAGccattttgattaaatgtttatgtataaTTGGTCAAAGTACAATACAGAGCAGTATTCTGCTCACTCTATACAAAGAGGGGATTTTAGataatttattcatcaacattttcaTTCTCGACTGCATATTGTCGAATTCAGATCGAGAGTCTGTGGCTTGAGAATAACCGACAGTCTGTATTCTTTTAAGTGGATCTCAAGCCCCCGTTAAACCGTCACTTTGATAGAGAAGTCTGTCCTTCAAAAACGTTGTCTGGGCGCATCGTCTCAGTCCTGCTTTAGCTTTATTTCCCCTCCCTCCATGTGCTTTCCCCGCCCCCGCTCTCCTCAGCCGCTCCTCTTTTCTTTAAGCAAAGAAGACAACAAAGAcgatgaagaagatgatgaggaCGAGAAAGATCTTGATCATCAGCCAGCGGTTGGAGGAGACTGACTGGAAGTATTTGAGGATCTCCGTGTGGGCCGCTTCCACGTTCAGTTGCGTGTCTTCAACGTTGGCATCGATCCTGCGAGAGGAGCGTGACAGGTTGAATGATCAGTGAGACGGGACTTCAAACACAGACGCTAATTACACAACAACTCATCAATTCTCTTTCAAAACCAGTCAGTTCAGGACATTCGTGTCAagttaaatatgtaaacattttgTAAACGCATGATTATATCCTGATGACATGAACTTACCTTGACTTCGTTCTACAAATTTCTGTTGTCCAAATGAATGATTCAGAGTTTGATGTATTTAAAAGCTAACAAAAGCAGCTACTGGAGCttcatttttacacatatgAGATGTTTTGTCTCAGTGCAGTGCGGTGGAACAAACTGCATTGCTTTGAATATTAGTTATTTTGCCTGCATTTCCCCATGTTGTGATTGAAATCTGAAATCTTCCTCATTAATAACATGATAATTATTTCAACCGTATTTCCCAGTCCTGATTAAATGTGTCAATAAACTGGAAAATGACAGAATTTCATATAAAAATTCTGCATTAAACCATGTAAGATAGATTACCAgctttaatttccattttcttgTTTGAAAACATTCCAGCATTTCCTTTCTGGAGGACCTTTCCTATCAAGATCCTCCATATATTTCTATCTTCATCTCACCTTTGGATGGTCTCCTCTTGCTCCTTGACCATGTGTGCCAGCTGCTGGAATATTGAGCCCAGTTCCACGATGGTGCTCTCAATGTTCTGCATGGTGTCTGCACGGCTCTGGATGTACGAATCCTATAACGACACGGGTGACAAGATTTCAAAAAGGGTCATTGAAGAGCATGAAAATGTGCAAAGTCTATATATTTGCTCACTTTTTCCAAATATTTAAGTCTACGATTTCTACAAAGTGATACATTTCTGTCTTATATTggcaaaaacataaacacattgcCAAGTAATTGACTTCAAAAATCAATTTCtcttatttattaattcatcaaTCTTCTGCTCTAGCCCTCTTAATCTACCTGACTTTAAGAGACATACACCAAAAGTCTACCTGCTCATCAATAAGCTGGAGTTGCAGGGGATTGGTCTGAGAGTCCATGTCGATGGCCACATCCCCCAGACTCCTGGACTCATCCTGCATCAAGACTGAGCTCTCTGAAGGGAgacaacaagcaaaacacagaACCATGTTCAACAAGCTCATGTAGAAATCCTCAATGGTAGAGGCCAAAAGCAGAAAGAACAGCGGGCACATACAGTAGCTAGTTATACCCACTGGGAGAGTCAAACGTTCCAGGGAAATACCTTTTAAATTTGAGGTTGTATAGCCCTGGTAGTCATTGCGCAGCTCGCGACCTGCATGCGGCTCCTGGGCCCCTTTTTTGCGGCtccctaaaatattttttaatttttgcattACAGATGACCAAATACAGTAATAATCATTCACATGGATTTCGAGCAGTTCCTTATTACAACAGCTGGGGTTTCGCAAAGTACACTGGCAGTCAAATGTTTCTGTACATGCTTGTGGCATTTGTAGCTAAACTTCAAGCAATGTGCTCGTTCTAAATACCCTCAAATTAGAACACtttcaaaacacaacaattataaCCATAAGGTCAAATTTTTGagtcttttctttgtcatgagCAGAAGATGTGGCCAATTATTTAAGATCTAAATTTTTCTATGCAAGAACTAATTTCTGGAAACCACTTTGATCATAATGAGATGattattacataatttaatGGCAGATGCTCGCAACAGATTAAGCAATTAATTAAGCCTTGACAGTTCTAGCATCAATTgtcaagaaaaataaatctgtaaaataCTCTGTCTGCGACAAGAGCCTAGTTACAGTGATCATAATCAAACAAATTTTATTAAtttccaataaaataaaatattagaaacactctTAATTCATATATATttggtatatatatatcatttaatttttgGATATTTACAGTGAGCAACATTGCTGAAGTTTTGACCTACGAAGCTGAAGTAGAAGCTGTCCATAAACATTTTACTGGCAGTGTAAATGCCTGCACAGGAAGCGTCTGAGCTTCTAGTGCTCATTAGAGGGTCTCTGGTAAGTAGCCTGTTTAGCAAAACATTCAGCTATTCGTTTAGCAAAATGGTAAACTGAGCAGGAGCCAGACATGTCGAATATTCCCTCAAAGCCAAAACAAAGAACTACTAAAGGCGTGTTCACTctattatactttttaaaagtgttgGCACAATTTTCCTGTTTAACAGATGAAGAGCAGGCAATATTTAAGGTAATAATTGATTTTTAGAACGGGGATACTTTACAATTTTTTGAGGAACACATATGACCGGGGCATGtttttgtgaggatttgtttttttctgcgcAGAAGGTTAAAATAACTAGAACAATCAGAATGAAAACAGGACTTACACAAAATGTGGTGAGGGCAAAACTTTCCCACAAAAAATATCAGCATAGAGTGAACACGCCCTTACGAAGCTACACCGGCATGCTGTGTTTATCTGTTCCCATAACTTTGTGCCATAACTTTAGCGCGAGACCCTTGTAAAAATCATGAGAGAATAGTGCACAACTACAAGCCTGGAGCTGAGATGTGAATGGACTTACTGAAGTTGTTGGCCatcagaggagaagaggagacgGGAGGCTGGGAGAACTGCTCTCTCCTGCTGCGCTGCTGTTTCAGGTTCTGCAGAGACAAACGATGGTTGTAAACATGACTGAGAAGAAACCTGCTCCCAGTTCAAAACcgtatttttccattttctgcctTTGAATGATTAAGTATTTCGAACACGTCTCACCTCTGTTCTGACTTCTAGGACTGATTTGAAGTCATTGGACATTGAAGCCAGTTTAGACTGTGGACAGAGAAAAATGCAGTGAAGTTAAACAAAATGCAGCTCAGTCCGGCTGTGTGCATTTGTTACAGCGCTCCATGATGCAATAACTTTCAAATATGACatgtaaaactatttaatttaTTCTAACACTTGTTATTAAACTGACATGATTTCTTCCACATTATGGTCATTGTACAGAATCACAACCTGGGCATATTTCATGagaagttttgttttatttctccttctTATAAATGGCTAAAAGTCAgagataattaaataaaaatgtgaaaatcaagACTGCTTTTAACTGTAAAAAGTCTTAGTTTAAATGGGACCTATTAtactttttgtggttttctgttatttatatactgttatgatgtcagatgtacatgttaacctcaagttttgaaactttttttaacatatgtagaaatgctgcctgcaagtcaaaagccaggcaTTCAACCTGATCTGTAGGGATGTATTtgttgacatttcgagtaaagaacgagaagaaggagggggggccttaaagagacaggagctaaaacggcctgtttcagacagaggctgaactgaggggctgcataaagagccaatataagataaataaggagttttttaaactgtcaatcatgcaaagatactctagtggagtcccagaataaaaatatagacctgagcataataggtcccctttaacctTGTTTCTTTTAggcataattttaaaaaattacaaaaaacactgtCTACAAAAGCAAAGCTTACCAGGATGTAACTGGTTCCACACACTTAGACACAGttcacagatatatatatatacacacactgtatagtGTGTATTAAACTGTACCTGTAAAGACACCACTATAGTGTTAGAGTGGGTTTGGATATGTCGGCCACCCGGAGCTCCACGAGACCTCACCAAGTCTTGCAGCTGTGCTATCTGTTTGTTTAGGCTGTTGAtgtcctacacacacacacacacacacacacacacaggagaggtATAAAACAGAGAACGGATCTATTCTTAACCATGTACGTCCACAAAACCACATTTCACGGGTTGTTAAAAATTCAACTCACTTGTTTAATAATGTACGTTAGCTCCTCAATCTCCACTGCCTTGTCGTCAAATAGAGATTTTCTTTTTGCCactaaaacatcaaaacaacagcATGTAGGATCAGCACATTGGGACAcaaaacagatacacacacacagatctttaCAACAGATAAAAATAAGCTGGAATGACATTCAAGGACACTTACGAATAGTGAGTTTTTCCAGTTTGGCAAATGTATTGCTCAAGTCTTTCCCAATTCTcctacaagaaaaacaaacaaacaaacaaaaagtagtaCAGCAACTTTCTGGGAAATATGCTTCTATGTATTATCATCAAGAGTTAGATAAGAGGGTTGTATTAGTTTTATCTATGTGCTCGGGTCAAACACTAAATTCTCCGCTAGAAATTCTTCTTAATCGTCTCATTTAACTTACAGAGAAACAATATAAATACTCCAAAGTACGCTGCACAAGTGCAATGATGTTGTATTTCACATGCAATAAGGACAAAGAGGATGGTAACgtgtgaaaacaacacaacaccCAATATCAACATAAGAGAATGAGTGTATTCAGCAAATATTTATTAGCTGTTGAAACGCATAAGAAAACAGAGTTTGAGGAACTTACTTGGCCATGACTGTGAAGTCACTGCGCTGCCTGAGCGCGCTGAGAGCTGGTTTACTGGGCTGGACTCCATTCTGatagggagggaaaaaaagtgaagaataTAAGAAGGAGGAAGAATTTGAAAATGAGACACTGAAAGGTAACTGAAGATATGACAACAGTGCTCCTAAACTCCTAAACATTGATTCAGATACAATCAATTAGTCAAGTAACAGATTACCAACTGATTCCAATCTTGTTGACTTATTTGCCTATACCATTGTAGTCAATTGTCAAGTAAAAATCCCCCAAATTTCCAGGTTAAAGCTTCACAAACGGTGCTTCCTTTAATCCATTTCATATTAGATAAAATTAGAGAGCTGATATGTGTCTTATAACAAACACATaaccaaacatttttgatgaggATCCAAAAGATTTATTTCTGAGATAAGTGTTATCAAGACATTTACTGAGCAGAACATTATACAGTTGTAAAGTAAAACTCTCCAGTGAACAAACTAACTAGAGAGACACTGGAGATACTGTTTCTAATTTACCTCTAACATATCTTTGGCATGTCTGTGCTGCGATTTCTCTCATTTATCAGCTGACATGTACATAATACCAATGCTGATAAAGCTGCAATTAACATATACTGGATTGATACTTTATATAGGTTAAACCAATTTATCAGGCTGTACTTGTGACGTGTGGCCATTTGCCATTATCTTGAGATAGGGGATTTGCAATAAGAGAGGAatctcatataagcttcagataagtttttaaatgcatttttgcacaaaatgactgtgtggataCAGCTGTACCCCATCaattacattgaaagcacatttgaaggggatcttttaatagccagtatgaacaggaggaatgattccAGTGAGGAAAACcactttcagtgttcatatggacatctggctgttgttttaagacagacttgtgaaattgtgaacctgtcctttaagtgttTTAGGATGTTTTCAGGCCTGACAAATCAACTAAAACTTGACTAGACTACTGCAACGCTCAGTGAAACCAAATGTAGAAGCTGAGAAAGAAGTAAAAAAGgaaccaaaaccaaaagtaaTCAAgactacaaaaaataaaagtgaaaatcacACAATAGCCTgctataaatgtatatattattcAGTTAGGATGAATGCCTGTTTTGACTTAAGTGACAACGTTATAAATGTGTAGGTATGTCAGGTATAGGTGTCCTAATATACCTGTCTGCCCTGGAGAGACTTGCAGGCTGACTGGAACTCGAGGGTCCGGTCACGACACGTCATCCTGTGGCCGGTTAATGCTCACCAGCCAGCCAGAGACAAAAAACCACCTGCGACTTCCcggtcctcctcctcctgaggGTCTGTCTGATGGATAAACAGGTAGACCTTCCCAGTGTTTGGACTAAACTCACATCCAAGGTGGGGTATCCTTCATGGACATTTGAACATGCATGTCTGTGGCGACAGAAAGAAGATGTGAAGAAACGCCTTTATTTAATTGATACCACACTGTTTTATATCCAACATGTCTTATCTCTGTTATTACAACTATtgatttattatgttattatttgtGATCTTATACTAGgggtatttttttctgttttatgtcattttaattgTCTAAATATCCTGCTTAATTGAAgaacttaaatgttttaaccatgtaaagcactttgtaacgtTGTATTGagaagtgctgtataaataaagtttcgtattattataattatcattgttattatcattatcattattataccGTTTAGGCTGACAACCTGACgttaatattaaaaacacagtttgatcCAGCAGGCAGTGGTAAGTCAGGCGGTACCGTTAGCTAACAGCTCGGTTAGTATCACAACAACACGGCTGAAACACCGACTTCACCACAACAACACGGCAATAAATAGCATTATAGCCGCCACAGCTAACGTTAAACACTACAGGCGAGCTGATTATCAACTTCATTAGGTAACGATGATTATTTAACGTCTTCACCGGGCTGTCTGTGTGAAGGCCGCCCGTCACGACACAGCTGATCACGGCCTGACCGGCTAACCacagg comes from Thunnus maccoyii chromosome 8, fThuMac1.1, whole genome shotgun sequence and encodes:
- the stx5a gene encoding syntaxin-5a isoform X1, with protein sequence MTCRDRTLEFQSACKSLQGRQNGVQPSKPALSALRQRSDFTVMAKRIGKDLSNTFAKLEKLTILAKRKSLFDDKAVEIEELTYIIKQDINSLNKQIAQLQDLVRSRGAPGGRHIQTHSNTIVVSLQSKLASMSNDFKSVLEVRTENLKQQRSRREQFSQPPVSSSPLMANNFRSRKKGAQEPHAGRELRNDYQGYTTSNLKESSVLMQDESRSLGDVAIDMDSQTNPLQLQLIDEQDSYIQSRADTMQNIESTIVELGSIFQQLAHMVKEQEETIQRIDANVEDTQLNVEAAHTEILKYFQSVSSNRWLMIKIFLVLIIFFIVFVVFFA
- the stx5a gene encoding syntaxin-5a isoform X2, with translation MTCRDRTLEFQSACKSLQGRQNGVQPSKPALSALRQRSDFTVMAKRIGKDLSNTFAKLEKLTILAKRKSLFDDKAVEIEELTYIIKQDINSLNKQIAQLQDLVRSRGAPGGRHIQTHSNTIVVSLQSKLASMSNDFKSVLEVRTENLKQQRSRREQFSQPPVSSSPLMANNFKSSVLMQDESRSLGDVAIDMDSQTNPLQLQLIDEQDSYIQSRADTMQNIESTIVELGSIFQQLAHMVKEQEETIQRIDANVEDTQLNVEAAHTEILKYFQSVSSNRWLMIKIFLVLIIFFIVFVVFFA
- the zgc:162144 gene encoding RD3 domain-containing protein; amino-acid sequence: MKMFPWSAVFTLEPKVPGQRTSEELVTNTLMLELGAMVKRTERIRLERATEGRRRRRSSSSTADYSWLANTPTRQPFELTPNDLLELQDLCSKIPPAQCGPLIVRFRRLVSQMEPEVHEVPRLFRLALRECVDEVNRNGEVETHDPVFEKQQRSKSLSFVTFRSKFRTGQFFKGSNLSGSRGNLQQQVDWSDEEEDGETEEEAIKARARKGRSRSMPEITPMEQSAQG